The region CTGACTATCTTTCGTGATTATTTGACATTTTACCGAAATATCAATATGAAAATAGAGAATATATCTCATAAAAGGGAAGATTGCTTACAAAATATGGTCCTTCATTTTGCTGGCTTAGTAGGTCTTCAGACATGAAATCATGGAGAAATGAAGTGAAGTTTGGTGTAaataaactcaaacttaaattAAGCATAAAGTTTGGTTTAAAGATTAGTGGTGAAAAGGATGTTTTGTAAAGCAAGAAGTAGTGGAATGCCACAACCTAATAATATTTGTCATCATAGGGTTTGTCTATTTCATCATTCTCAATTCTTCACGCCGCATGTTTAGGAGGATCCCATGATATATGATATCTTATCCTTTTCTTGAGAAATGAAATTTACCAAATCAAAATATTTCATTGCATAACTCAAATGAATTTAGATGTaggaggaatgatatgctacctACCCTATGTGAGCATCACTCTCGTTTGACACACGTTTAACGTTGTTcgtttatttcaatttatttatttagtttgattctaatacattaaaaaatgttattgcaatttttaatttcacaaaattcataaaaaccaaagctttatttattattttatttgaaattatagagaaaacgagcaaatcgagctttgatttttatgaattttttgaaattaaaaattgcaataacattttttaatgtattagaatcaaactaaacagataaatcgaaacgaacaacgtTAAATGCGTGTCAAACGAGAGTGAtgctcacataaggtatgtagcatatcattcctcttaGATGTATTTAGGAGTTAGAACTTGGGACTTATTCACAATGTGACATGAACATGTGAACTTTTGACAAATAATGTGAGTCGATGGTCTTGAAGAAGAAAAGTGTACAGAAATTCAGCAAGCAATTTATTCTTTAATTTAGTTGATGTCATTTTGATGTTTACTATGTCTTGTGAGGTTATTTTGGTTGACTTTCTACAGTGCcacttaaataatttttcaaGTCATGTTAGCCTCAAAAACTTTATTAGTTGCAATATCAAAACAAATGACACTTCAATAATATATGGGCGAATTTTAAAGTTGATATGCAAAATAACAACTTGGCAAAAGTTTAAAAAACTGAACTTTCAAATTTTAaagttaatatatttaatagttCATCAACTAAACATATAACTAGGATAAATATTCCACTTCAGTGGAGGAAGTGGAAGCtcaagtagaagacaaaagaccAGAAAAGGAGGAAAAGACAAACAGAGGATTTCAGGCATTGGAATTGAAACCTCAGCTAATGAATGCACTTGAATTTAATGTGTtgattaattatgtaatgagtCATCCCACTATTAAGGGGTCATTCCAAAAAAATTACTCTTTTAAAGCACAAAAAAAGTGGGTTAAGCTACTTTAGACACAAACCACGAGTGAAGGAAAGGAGTAATACACAATACATGGATTCAAATCATATTTCCTTCATTTGCACGACCACTGTACAGGTCCTGTTTCGGTACATTTAAGACTTATAAGATATCAAGTAATTGCCACAGCTTTAGAGAATGCTAATATTACACCTAAATCACACTCAAAATATCCCTTTCAAGATGGCCATATATCATCACAGTTGAAGCAGGGGTAGAGCCATTACAGCAGCGAAAATGCAAACGAGCATCACTGACAACCAGGTAGGGAAAGACCCGCGTTTCTGCTGGTTATTTACCTCTTTTGGGACGTCTACGTTATTCGCATCCACCTGGGATCCACGTTTCTTTAATGTGGGGCGGGAACTTTCATCCCTGACGGATTCTTGTGCTGCCTGATCAGCAGATTGCTCGGTCGCTAACTGTTGTTCGTATTTCTCCAGGTACTCTGGAAATAGTTTCTTAAAAGTTGGGCTGTTTGGAACAAAAAAAGAGAGCTTTGAGATCAATCATAACTCCCAGATGTTAAAACAAGTAACTAATGTTCATCATTCAACAGCAATATATTGGTGAATAAATTAACTGATGATTTGgtaacaataaacaaaataaaaggcaCTTTTAATTCATCTTACGCAGACcaagaaatgaagataaaagAGAATGCATATCCTTAAGTAAGACTTACATTTTACAATTAAAAGCCAGGGAAGTACTTGCAAGCCTCTTTTTCTCTGCGTCTGTACTTGAGACACTGCCAGTGGTAGGACTATTGTCCATCTGaaacaaaatagaaaacaaaTAGCACCTGGTTGTATATTTCGACTGTGGAAACTAGTTTACTAGTTTAAAATGATCAAATTCCCCATTAGCATGGAACCCACCATGAATGAAAGGAGGCCATTCAGTATGCTGCATAGAAATGGGAAAAATCAGCACAATAAACTTATATAATTGGTAGAGAAAATGAAGAGCGATATTTTTCTAGACAATCCTTTACCTTGAGACAGACCACATGGGGTTCCAACTCTCAGGATGGACTGGAAAAGGAATCAAATAAATAGTGTGACACAAGAGAATGAGTACAGATAACACGAGGAAATAATATGCTAGAGCAACAACAAATAACTTACAATCACTCATGGACAGGCATAACTTCTTTTGTGTCATAAAGCGTCCATTTGGAGTAGTCATGCTACACAGCATATGGAGAACATTTTAAATGAACAGTAGATTGCAACATCATGCTTAAAGGAGGAGACATGGCATAAGAGATGAAAACTTACGTGATTCCCGGAGGTTTAAATGGGTACTCTGGTGGAAACTTTATCTTTCCATAGTAATATCCACCTTGAATGATCAGAGATTGTAAAAGAAAATCAAAGACAATTATTTAGTACAAAGACACAAAACAGTCCAGGGTTAAAAGCATTAGTAGTTCATCTGCAGATAAACACAGTACGCATGCAACCCATTTATAACTATCCTCCTGAATCAGACATGTTATAGATGGAAAATAAAAGAGCCAAAAACCTGCAAAGGGTGTTCCTTGACTTCCCTCCAAAACATAATCTGAACACAGAATTAGGAAAAAGAGTCAtatcattacataattaatctGAAACAACCATTAGATATCATGatttaaacaaaataatcaACACCAGTGACACCATTTAGCTCTTCAGATACACTATCAAAGATCTTGACTTCAATGAGAATATAACTGGAAAGAAGAACCCCATCACAAAGAAAATTAGCTGTCTCATCTTTAACGCAATTTCCACAATCAATACTATGGAGAGTATCTTAGACAACAACAAAAGATGGGAACTAACCTCCCATCAACTAATATGCTGCAGGAAAATGTAGATGAAGTGATGAACTACCATTATTAGCTGGTTCCAAAGTATAACCAATCATTTACTTGTGGACAAACATATTTGTCAAATGAATGAGAAAGAAACTATTTATATTCCCGGGAAAAAATGAAAGCAAACTATGCTTAAGAACATGTTCAGAAAGAGGTGGGGAACCACATGCTActgtaaaataataataaaataactatAGAAGTAAGTTTTAATAATAGGCAAGGAAGACTCACGCCACTCAAGGATGTCATTTGGCAGAGGGCGTGCCACGACATTGGAGACAGGTTCCTGTATGTGACATCATCAGTATATAACGTTAAATGAAGTTCACCAGAAAGGATATCCATAGCCCCATGCATGAAATTTCAAGCATTTCCAGAAGTTGAAAACGACTTACTTTACATAGGGCTCTATATTCCTTTTGGAGGCGCTTTAAACATGCTTTTTCGGCCATTTGAATGTTGCTTACAGGGGATATTGATCTTGTCCACAGTATCGAATAGGATGTTCCCTGCTAAGCGAAAGTTTGTCTTTAACTTTAAAAAACTTTTTCCCCTTCTTTTCTTTAAATTGCCAACAGGCAATACACAATACGACTTACACTGAAATTTCAATGACCGAAGTTCCACTGAAGCAATTCAATAGTACACACATCAAAACAGAAGAACATAATCAGACAGTACATTTTCCCATTTTCAGATGAGAGATGCAAGAGGAGATCATTCAGACATGATCAAATAACAATTCCCAAATTGGAAGAATATCAAATCAGTTGTGAAAAACTTTTAGTGCAATGGAGTATTTGGCAATATCGTAATAACTCCAAACATCTATTATTTTTAACCAACCTGCTCCTATTCTCTAAATCCTCGTAAATTAGGCAATATCCGTAATCACACCAAACACCTATTTAAGCTACCATCCATTATTTTTAACCAACATGCTCCCATCtctttaaatcaattaaataagcCCCCACTAAACAGGGCCACGGTTCAGATGTTAAATTAGGCCCCGGTCGTGATTGCCACTTCTTATCGAAGAAAAAATTACTAAAGTGCTAACTTCCTACAAACTTTACAAATTCAATAGAAACTCAGCTCCTTGCCATCTTCATCAGTATTCAGCAAAAGTAATCTCTACGTGATATTAGGAATCACAACAGATTGACCAATAGATGCACAGAATGGTGTTAACTAAGGCGGCGACTGACTAATGAATGCGGAAACATTAACAGCATCTTCTGCTCAACAATCACCATTGCTACAAATCCTAGAAATAATTACCTATTGGTCAATCATCAACGAATAATCCAAAATTTTCCAAGAATGCAGTCAAACTCATAGCCCTTATACCCCAACATCCCCAGAGGCAAATTTAGGAACTTCTAACTTTCGATAATTTC is a window of Salvia splendens isolate huo1 chromosome 3, SspV2, whole genome shotgun sequence DNA encoding:
- the LOC121794132 gene encoding ubiquitin-conjugating enzyme E2 34-like — encoded protein: MAEKACLKRLQKEYRALCKEPVSNVVARPLPNDILEWHYVLEGSQGTPFAGGYYYGKIKFPPEYPFKPPGITMTTPNGRFMTQKKLCLSMSDFHPESWNPMWSVSSILNGLLSFMMDNSPTTGSVSSTDAEKKRLASTSLAFNCKIPTFKKLFPEYLEKYEQQLATEQSADQAAQESVRDESSRPTLKKRGSQVDANNVDVPKEVNNQQKRGSFPTWLSVMLVCIFAAVMALPLLQL